One Megalops cyprinoides isolate fMegCyp1 chromosome 17, fMegCyp1.pri, whole genome shotgun sequence DNA window includes the following coding sequences:
- the blk gene encoding tyrosine-protein kinase Blk, producing the protein MGCACSGQKHSRDSGLPLGGDNFKLNSIPRGSLPIPTESRIDAPQLDKDVVIAQHDFLPVNNDDLGFKKGDKLKVLEEDGDWWYAKSLDTGEEGYIPSTYVARVDTMDAQKWLFKNISRRDTERLLLAPGNKGGSFLIRESETTRGAFSLSIRDSVPEQEDVVKHYKIRALDSGGYYISPSTTFPSLLELVKYYSKTADGLCQRLTTPCKSITPDRPWAQDEWEIPRETLKMVKKLGAGQFGEVWMGYYKNNQKVAIKTLKEGSMEPEAFLQEANLMKRLQHSRLVRLYAVVTKEPILIVTEFMANGSLLDFLKTEDGKALKAPKLIDMSAQIAEGMAYIEKKNYIHRDLRAANILVSETLHCKIADFGLARLIESEYTAQEGAKFPIKWTAPEAINFGTFSIKSDVWSFGILLTEIITHGRTPYPGMSNPEVIRLLDRNYRMPRPDHCPVELYDLMMKCWQEKPEERPTFDFLQDTLNDFFIATEGQYEMQP; encoded by the exons ATGGGTTGTGCCTGCAGTGGTCAGAAACATAGCAGAGATTCGGGTCTCCCCTTAGGTGGTGACAACTTCAAGCTGAATAGCATCCCTCGAGGATCACTTCCC ATACCCACTGAGTCAAGAATAGATGCTCCACAACTTG ATAAAGACGTTGTCATAGCTCAGCATGACTTCCTACCAGTGAATAATGACGACCTGGGATTTAAAAAGGGAGACAAGCTGAAGGTCTTAGAAGA ggATGGAGACTGGTGGTACGCCAAGTCATTGGACACAGGGGAGGAGGGATACATTCCTTCCACATATGTGGCCAGAGTGGACACAATGGATGCACAGAA GTGGCTCTTCAAGAACATAAGccgcagagacacagagcgcCTGCTGCTAGCTCCGGGCAACAAAGGCGGATCATTTCTCATCCGAGAGAGCGAGACCACGAGAG GAGCGTTCTCATTGTCCATCAGGGACTCTGTGCCAGAACAAGAAGATGTTGTCAAACACTACAAAATCCGAGCCCTGGACAGTGGCGGCTACTACATCTCGCCATCTACAACCTTCCCTTCGCTGCTAGAGCTAGTGAAGTATTACTCca AGACAGCGGACGGGTTGTGCCAACGGCTGACAACCCCCTGCAAGTCCATAACCCCCGACCGGCCGTGGGCGCAGGACGAGTGGGAGATTCCGCGGGAGACGCTGAAGATGGTGAAGAAGCTGGGTGCCGGGCAGTTTGGAGAAGTGTGGatgg GGTACTACAAGAACAACCAAAAAGTGGCCATCAAGACACTGAAGGAGGGGAGCATGGAGCCTGAGGCCTTCCTGCAGGAGGCCAACCTAATGAAACGGCTGCAGCATAGCCGGCTGGTGCGTCTGTACGCCGTCGTCACCAAGGAGCCCATCCTCATCGTCACCGAGTTCATGGCCAACG GAAGTCTGTTGGACTTCCTGAAAACAGAAGATGGAAAAGCATTGAAGGCTCCTAAACTGATAGACATGTCGGCACAG ATTGCTGAGGGCATGGCCTACATTGAGAAAAAGAACTACATTCACAGGGACCTGCGAGCAGCCAATATTCTGGTGTCTGAAACGCTGCACTGCAAAATTGCAGACTTTGGTCTTGCCAGGCTCATTGAGTCTGAATACACAGCCCAGGAAG GTGCTAAGTTTCCCATCAAATGGACTGCACCTGAAGCAATAAACTTTGGCACTTTCAGCATTAAGTCAGACGTGTGGTCGTTTGGCATCCTTCTCACGGAAATAATTACACATGGGCGGACACCGTATCCAG gcATGTCCAACCCAGAGGTCATACGACTCCTGGATAGGAACTACAGGATGCCACGCCCTGACCATTGCCCTGTAGAACTGTATGATCTCATGATGAAATGCTGGCAGGAGAAGCCAGAGGAGAGGCCTACGTTTGACTTTCTGCAGGACACCCTGAATGACTTCTTCATTGCCACCGAGGGACAATATGAGATGCAGCCCTGA